The genomic stretch ATTAACGGACTGTATGATGCCAATCCAAATGAAAATCCTGAGGCGAAACGATTTGATTATTTGCCAGAGATCACGCCTGAATTGCTTGGATATGCAGGTTCAGCTGGATCAAAGGTCGGCACCGGCGGAATGAAATCAAAGCTGTTAGCCACACAAACCGCGCTGTCTCTGGGAGTGAAAGTATTCATTGGAACTGGCAGCGGAGAGCAAAAACTTGCGGACATTTTGGACGGCAGGGGAGACGGCACTTATATCGGAGACAAAGAACTATCTTCGGTTAACAACACAAGGCAGTGGATTCAGTTCCACTCGCCGATATCGGGAGAAATTATCATTGATGCGGGTGCCGAAGAGGCGATGATCCATAATGGAAGCAGCCTTTTGCCCGCTGGAGTTGTGGGCGTGAACGGAAGCTTTCCGAAAGGGGCGGTTGTGGAAGTCAGGGGACCGGGCGGCGTGATCGGCAAAGGCCAAACTCATTACTCCTCCGAGGAGATTATGGAGGCTAAAGGCAAACGCAGTGACGAACTTGATTTTGAGAAAACGTTTGAGGTTATTCATAGGAATGACTGGGTCAATGTAAAAGACTAGGAGGCGGAAAAATGAGTGAAGTTTCTGTAAAAGCGAAGCTGGCGAAAGAAGCAGCAGCCGAAATGATCATGAAAACAACAGCCGAGAAGGATGAGGCGCTCAGCCTCATTGCAAACGGACTCCGCAAAGAACTGGATTTTCTCTTGGCGGAGAATGCAAAAGACATTGTGAACGGAAAAGAGAATGGTTTAACACCGGACATCATTGACCGTCTCTCATTGGATGAGAAACGGATACGCGATATCGCGGACGCGGTGGAGCTCTTAATCGACTTAGCGGACCCAATCGGCGACTCTCTTGAAACGATTGAAAAAGAAAACGGCCTGTTTATTGAAAAAATCCGTGTGCCGCTCGGTGTCGTAGGAATGATTTATGAGGCGAGGCCAAACGTCACAGTTGATGCGGCTACCCTTTGCCTGAAGACAGGGAACGCGGTTGTGCTGCGGGGAAGCTCCTCAGCCATCCACAGCAACAAAGCGCTCGTCAGTGTCATTTACAGAGCACTTGAGCAATCAGCGCTTCCGATTCACGCTGTGCAGCTGATTGAGGATACGAGCAGAGAGACAGCAAAAGAGCTCTTTACGTTAAATGATGGCTTAGACGTATTGATTCCGCGCGGAGGCAAGAAACTGATTGATCTCGTTGTGAGAGAATCAACAGTTCCTGTATTAGAAACGGGAGCAGGAAACTGCCACATATTCATTGACGAAACAGCCAAACCGCAAATGGCAGAAAAGGTTGTTGTAAATGCCAAAACGCAGCGCCCTTCTGTATGCAACGCGATTGAATCATTGCTGATTCACAAGGCTTGGGCAAGACAGCACGGAAAAGAATTGCTGGACCAGCTGGAAAACGCGGGAGTTGAAATTCGCGGTGATGAATTGGTATGTGAACTTCATCCTTCAAGCAAACAAGCATCAAAAGAAGATTGGGAAACCGAATTTTTAGCGCCTGTCCTCAGCGTAAAGACGGTTGAAAACGTCCAAGAAGCTGTAAAGCATATCCAACAATACGGCACCAATCATTCTGAAGCGATTTTAACTGAAAATGACAAAAATGCGGTATATTTTCAAACGGCTGTCGATGCTGCCGCTGTCTATCATAACGCGTCAACCCGCTTTACCGACGGCTTTGAATTCGGCTACGGAGCCGAAATCGGCATCAGCACGCAAAAGCTTCATGCAAGAGGACCGATGGGGCTTCCTGCACTGACTTCTACAAAATACATCATTAAAGGAACTGGGCAAATCCGTGAATAGCGGGGTAATGTTCAATGAAAAAGCTTATCTCATTACGAGATAAGCTTTTTTATACGCGAAAAATTGACATTTCAAATTTAATTGTGTACAATTTAATTGTATAAAATATATTGGGGGAATGAAAAATGAGTCAGCCATTATTTACCGCAACTGTTTCAGCGGTAGGAGGAAGAGAAGGAAAGGTCATTTCATCAGACCGCGTTCTTGAGCTTGATGTCGCAATGCCGGGGACACCGAGAGCCAAGAAATTAGAAAAAGCGACAAATCCAGAGCAGCTGTTTGCAGCAGGTTATGCAGCTTGCTTTGACAGCGCCCTGCAGCTTGTCGCAAGAACAGAACGGGTAAAAGTAGAGACAGAGGTTACAGCAAATGTTAGCCTGTTAAAGGATGAAGCGGACCAGGGCTATAAGCTGGGTGTGACGCTGCAAGTAAAAGGAGAAGGAGTCAGTGCATCAGAATTGGAGGCGCTTGTGAAAAAAGCGCACGGCGTCTGCCCGTACTCAAAAGCAACCTCCGGAAATATTGATGTGACACTTGAAGTTGCTGAATAAATAAAAAGAGGATGCCTGTACAAGGCATCCTCAATTTTTTTGATGAAGTGTTTCCAGTAATGTATATAGAGCGGACTTTAACTGTTTGAGATCCTCCCCAGACTGCTTTGAGAGCCCCAGAATTGTCCCTGGAATGTCAACCGCTTTTTCTTTTAATAACGCTCCGTCCTCTGTCAGGCTGATCAACACGGACCGCTCATCCTCTTCAGATCTTTTTCTCGTAATCAAACCCTGTTGTTCCATTCGTTTAAGCATCGGAGTGAGCGTTCCTGAATCTAAATACAGCTGTTCGCCCATTTTTTTGACAGTAAGCGTTTCATGTTCCCATAACAAAAGCAAAGCCAAATATTGAGGGTATGTTATATTCAGCTTATCAAGCAGCGGCTTGTATTGCTTTGTCATCTCCCGCGAACTCGCATATAGCAAAAAACAAAGCTGATTCTCCAATTTCATATGATCAAATTTATTTTCCATTTTGTTCACCAACTCTTTTTTGTCATTCGATTCTATTGTATCTGAAAAACCTCACTTTTCCTATTCTCGGCAAACATAGCATGTTTAAAAAGATCAGAAAGGGAAATATAACAACTAGATACAAATAAGGAGGTTGGGAAATATGGCACTATTTACAGCAAAAGTAACCGCGCGAGGCGGACGAGCAGGACATATTACATCAGATGACGGTGTTCTTGATTTTGATATTGTCATGCCAAATGCCAAAAAAGAAGGACAAACCGGCACAAATCCGGAACAGCTCTTTGCGGCAGGGTATGCTGCATGCTTCGGCGGCGCGCTCGAACACGTAGCCAAAGAGCAGAATATCGAAATTGATTCGGAGATTGAAGGGCAGGTCAGCCTCATGAAGGATGAGAGCGACGGCGGGTTTAAAATCGGTGTCACACTTGTTGTGAACACGAAAGATTTAGATCGGGAAAAGGCACAAGAGCTTGTCAACGCCGCTCATGAATTCTGTCCTTACTCAAAGGCAACCAGAGGAAATGTTGATGTAAAACTAGAATTAAAATAATGACCGGCATCCTGAGGATTCTCAGGATGTTTTTTGGTGTCGGACATGCGGGGCGGGCACAGATTTATGATAAAACTTCAGAGAAGCGTTTGAAGCATGCCTTTAAACCAAAAGTTACAGATGAAGCGGGTGGCTGGCACGGTGTCTGCCGTGCTGAATTGCGCGTATATGCTGTTTTGTATTTGCACAGGGCATAGCGGCTACTTGGAGAAATAACAAGGACCAGGCCGCGCATGCCTGATCCTTTTAATATTCTTTCTTATTGGCGAAGTTCCGCCATGCTTGAAACGGGGATAAATGCTCTGTTAGTGTCACTTGATAAAAGGGGATCGTTCTTTCTTCAGCAGGTTTATCAATTTCTTTATAAATGAATGAATCATCAAACCCGGCTTCGGCAGCGTCTGTGTGCTCAGCTGCATAGAAAACGGCTTTAGGCCGGGCCCAGTAGATGGCGCCCAAGCACATTGGGCATGGTTCACAGCTCGTATACAAAATGCAGTCATCAAGCTGGTAGGCTCCTAGCACCTTACAGGCTTTCCGAATAGCTGTGACTTCCGCGTGGGCAGTCGGATCATTGCTTGTTGTGACGTTGTTCTGTCCCTCTGCAATAATGGCTCCGTCTTTCACGATAACGGCTCCAAAAGGCCCGCCGATTCCTGCATTCACTCCTTCACATGCGAGAGTGACAGCCCGTTTTAAGAACGTTTCATGATTCATCCCAATCCCTCCTGTCAATAGAGTGTTATTAGTATAGCCGAAAAGAATGCAAAGAACATTCTTAAAAAAGTGCAAAATAAACAAAGTATTTGGGGGATTTGCTAAATAAGAAACCGATTGTGGCTGTATTATAGAAAAAAACCATCTGCCAAATGCAGATGGTTTTTTCAAATTATACTAGCTGTGTCTGCTGTGCTCTTGCCTGTTTTGCGGCTTCAACCATATTTTTCAATGCTGCAACCGTTTCTTCCTGCTGTCTTGTTTTCAATCCGCAGTCTGGATTTACCCAGAAGCGGTCAGTCGGACAGACGGCAAGCGCATCAACGATAATATTGTACATTTCTTCAGTTGACGGCACACGAGGGCTGTGAATGTCATATACACCAAGGCCAAGCCCTTTCAAATACGGGTGGTTTTTTAAGTAATCTAAAAATCCTCCGTGGCTTCTGCTATGTTCGATTGTAATCACATCGGCATCAAGATCATTGATTGTATCAACGATATCTTCGAAGTTGCTGTAGCACATATGTGTATGAATTTGTGTCTCGTTTTTCACGGAAGAAGTGGTTAATCTGAAAGCTTCTGCCGCCCAAGTCAAATACTCATCCCAATCGCGGGTTTTCAATGGAAGGCCTTCACGCAGCGCTGGTTCATCGACTTGAATGATTTGAATGCCTGCGTCTTCAAGCGCTTTAACTTCTTTGCGAAGGGCAAGCCCGATTTGGAAGGCGATTTCTTTCCTCGAGATGTCGTTTCGAGGGAAAGACCAGTTTAAGATTGTAACCGGGCCCGTCAGCATTCCTTTCACATGCTTGGAAGTCAATGACTGTGCGTAGACTGTGTCTTTCACTGTCATCGGTTCAATAAATTCAACATCTCCGTAAATGACTGGCGGGCGGACACAGCGTGAGCCGTATGATTGAACCCAGGCATATTTAGTGAAGGCGAAACCGGCCAGCTTTTCACCGAAGTATTCGACCATGTCTGTCCGTTCAAATTCGCCGTGAACAAGGACATCAAGCTCCAATTCTTCCTGAATATCAATCCATCTTTTTGTTTCCGCATTGATAAAGTTTTGATACTGTTCATCGGACCACTCAGCTTTCCGCCATTTTTGGCGTGCGCTCCGCACTTCAGCAGACTGCGGGAAGCTGCCGATCGTTGTCGTCGGCAAAAGCGGAAGGCCGAGAGATTCATTTTGTAGGGCTAAACGTTCTTCAAACGGAATCGGGCGCTTGAAGTCTTTATCAGTTAATTGCTCAAGCTCTTTCTTTTGTTCAGAATTGGCGCCTGTTGCAAACTGTTTAAGCGCCTGGATATCAGCCTTAGCCTGCTGAATCTCTTCGCTGATCGCCGCTTTTCCTGATACTAAGCCTTCTTTCAAAGCTGTCAGCTCGGCCAGCTTTTCTTTTGCGTAGGATAATCCGTTCAATAGGTCTTTTTCCAAATGCTCATCAGGGTGTTTCGCTACTGGAACATGCAGCAGGCTGCTGGAAGGCTGAATCCACAGTTCATCAACTTTTGCAATGCTGAGAATATCAAGAACGGCATCGAGACGCTCTTCAAGGTCCGCTTTCCAAATGTTGCGTCCGTCGATAACGCCGGCTGCCAGCACTTTATCTGTCGGGAAGCCATGTGTTTTAAGCTGTTCCAGGTTTCTGCCTTTGTCGTGAACGAAATCAAGGCCAATTCCCTGAACCGGGTAAGAGATCAGCTCTTCATAAGCATCAACAGAATCAAAATACGTCTGCAAAAGCACATTCAAGGATGAAAGCTCACTTGTAATGCTTTCAAATAATTCTTTTGCGCCGCGTACATCTTCACTAGAGGCGGTAACGAGCGCCGGCTCATCGATTTGAACCCATTTTACGCCTTCTTCTTCAAGCTCTTTCAAAAGCTGTACATATAATGGCACAAGGCGTTTTTGGATCGCTTTTGCTTCAGACGGTTCATAGCCTTTAGCAAGCGTAACGAACGTATAAGGGCCGACAATCACAGGCTTTGTTTCCACACCGTATTCCTGTTTGATCCGGCGATAATCTTCGAGTTGTTTGTTTCTTGTCAGACGGAACTCAATGCTCTCGTCATATTCCGGAACGATGTAATGGTAATTTGTATTAAACCATTTTGTCATTTCACTAGATACAGCGTCTTTGATTCCGCGGGCGATAGCGAAGTATGTATCGGTAGCGTCAGTCAAATGTCTGAACCGTTTCGGGATCCAGTTGAAGCTGACTGCTGTGTCGAGTACATGGTCATACTGTGTGAAATCAGAAACAGGCACAACATCAATCTGCTGGTCAATTTGTGTTTTTACTGCGGATAAAAATAGTTCGTCGATTTGCTTCAAAAACGTATCTTTATCAGTACTGCCTTTCCAATACGCTTCAAGTGCTTTTTTCCATTCCCGGTTCAGTCCGATTCTCGGAAATCCTAAATTCGATGTTTTGATGGTTGTCATTGTTTCTCCTCCTTTATATGTAAAACACTCTCTTTCACCCGCGGATACAGGCTGCTAAGAGGTTTTCTCACAACAAAAAGCCTCTTTCCCATGAGAGAAAGAGGCTTTTCTACGTAAAACACTGCCTCTCTCATCTCTCAGACACAATCTGATGGAATTAGCACCGTGCCTTATGAGACATCAGTCTCGGCGCGAAAAGCAGTGCGCCCCATTTCACAATGGTATTACGGTCGGTTGCTGTTGGGGTCAAAAGGCCAATCCCTCGCCCAACTCTCGATAAGAGAAAATGTTATTAATTTTTTGAAAAGTTGAATCATTTGTTGGTAATCTTAACAGTAATTCAAATTCATTGTCAACATAGAATTTGAAATTTTTATTTACATGATGTGGTGTATATTATATAAGAAAAATAATCTTATAGGGTCAACAAATGTGATTGCTCTGCTTTTTCTGCGAGCTCATCAGGAGCTGTTAAATACAGGAATCCATTGCCTGCCAGCGTTTTTGCAATATCAAGAGGAAGTGTCCTGCGGATTAGCTGTGCGAAAACCTCAGATTCAGAAAGCTTTCTTTGAAATGATTCTTCTTCATAGCTTTTGATTAAAGCAAGCGCACCGCTGACATGAGGGGCAGCCATTGAAGTGCCGGTCAGCTTACCGTACTTCTTGTTGGGAAGGGTGGATAAGATGTTTTCTCCTGGTGCCACAAGGTCAATCTCTTTATTCGCGTTAGAAAATTCTGATAATTCTCGCGCTACAGAAACAGATCCAACTGCAATCACTTCATTATAAGCTGCGGGGTAGGAAAGCTCTTCTGTGCGTTCGTCGCCGTCACCTTCATTTCCCGCTGCACAAACGACAAGCACTCCGTTTTTCACTGCGTTTTTCACTGCTTCTTTTAGCTCTGGCACATCGCTTGGCCCTCCAAGGGACATTGAGATGATGTCGACTTTCTGTTCCACCGCGTAGTTGATGCCGTTAATTATCCATTCGTATTGTCCGCTGCCGTTCTCGCCGCCAAGAACCTTCACAATCAATAGGCTTGCCTCAGGCGCGACTCCGGCAATGCCTCCGTTTGAATCATTAGCTGCAATTGTTCCGGCGACGTGTGTGCCGTGTCCGTTGTAGTCGGAAATCGCATCTTCCTTGCCGCCGTCGTCATCCGTGAAGTTCTTTCCGCCGATGATTTGATTTTTTAAATCAGGGTGGCTTGTGTCGCAGCCTGTGTCTAATACAGCAACTTTAATATTTTTGCCTTTTACCCCTTTTGCCCACATTTCTGGCGCCTTAATCACTTTAATGCCCTCAGGAAGCTCGTTTACATCCATGATCTGCTCATTCGTCACATACGGGATCAAGCGGATTTCACCATTCATAAAAAAGCCCTCCTTTTTTATGCTTGCAAGTGGATTCAAGGGTGTTGCCTCATATTATATGAAAAAAGCAAGCGCTCGGACAGAGCCATTTGAAGCATTTTGAAAAAATAGGATACACACCAAAGAATTAGTAATCTTCAAAATATTGGATGGCTTCAACATGTATGACTGGGATTCAACTGTAAGTCAAGTTATAATAGTGTTGGGGAAAGGAGCAGTGTCATGAAACTGAATGAAAAATTATATGCATTTTTTTCAGAGCATGTGGAACAAATGGCCGAGGAATGGATTGAAACGATGGAGGAAAGTGATCCGAATTCGCTTTACGCCCTACATAATGCAACAGTAACGGAAGAATTGAAAGAGCAGGACAGAGAATTTTACCGGCATCTGAATTACATGTATGTTTTACCGGAAAAACAATTTCTCGAAGAGTTTCAAGAGTGGGTCATTGAGCTGACCAACGATCAAAAACATCTCGACACACCGGTTCAGTATGTCATTCGGGAGTTTATGAGAAACAGGAGATTATATACGAAGTATTTTGAGAAGTTCGCAGAAGAAAATGAATCAGCGTTTGAACCGGGAGAGAAGCAAAAATGGGCAGATTTGATTGTAAAAGTATTTGATTTCACCATTTATACATTCGTTGATCACGCTGAAATGAATGCCAAGCAGCAATTAAACGCCCAAAGAGAAATGATATTGGAATTAAGCTCACCTGTCATTACCCTGAGCAAATCAACAGCTCTGCTGCCGCTTGTCGGTGACATTGATACCGAACGGGCGAAGTTTATTCTGGAAAACACGCTTCAAGCTTGTGCGAAAAGACGTGTGGAGCATCTGTTAATCGATCTGTCAGGTGTTGTTGTGGTGGATACGATGGTGGCGCACCAGATCTTTAAATTGATTGAGGCGCTTAATCTGATCGGTGTCCGGTCAACCCTGTCAGGAATCAGGCCTGAAATTGCGCAAACTGCTGTACAGCTGGGGATTGACTTTTCGAATATTACTATTAAAACCAACCTTGCCCAAGCATTAAACTATCATCAATAAAAAAATCCGCTATCTGTGATAGCGGATTTTTTATGATGCGAAACATAAAGATACGAGAAAGGATCCCGCGAATAATAAGAGGACGAGGCAAAAGAACACCCAGTCGCGCCGGTTCACGCTCAATGTCCTGTAGTATGTCCGGTTTCTGCTTCCTGTAAATCCTTTCGATTCCATCGCAAGCGCTGTCCGTTCCGCTTTTCTGATGGCGCTTGCCAATAGCGGTATGGTATATCGTTTTAACGCACTGATTTTATTAATGATGCCGCTCTCCGCCGCTCCTCCTCTGATTTTATGAGCCTGCTGAATCAGCTGGACCTCATCCTTTAACAGCGGAAGAAAGCGAAAGCCTGCAATGACACCGTACGCGAGCTTTGGTGAGAGCCTGCACTGCTGGACAAGGCTCAGCATAAATAGAATCGGATCGGTTGTAAAAACAAACATCATCGATAAGGCGGAAAAGCATAAAATACGAAACCCGAGAGAGATGCCGACAGACACATTATCGCTGTTAATGGAGATAGGGCCTGCTTGAAACAAAAAATTATCCGGTGTTGTCGGCACTTTTCCAAAAACTGCGGCTGTCCACACGCATCCGAATGCTAAAATCAAAAACGGAATCGTAAACAACAACCATTTTTTCAATGGGATTCCGGCCGCCAGTAAAACGCCCGCAACGATGATGATATAAAAACATGCCGGAGTGTAAGGGTTGTAAATAAACGACAGCATGACGACACAACAAAAAACCGCCGCCGCTTTCACAGTCGGATTAATGAGATGTAACGGTTGCTTCATCACGCACCTCCTCTTGAAATGCCATCCATTCATATAGAAGGGGAAGGGTGAGCTTTGCTTTTTGAACAAGCCCTGTTTCTTGAGAAAACAACTGCGCTGGAGATCCGTCAAAGGCCAGGCCTGTATCGTGAAGCACAAGCACGCTGTCAGCATACGAAGAGACTAGCTCCATATCGTGTGTAATCATAAGGACAGCAGTTCCCTCTGCCTTGATACGTTGAATCATTTCCATGCATTCAGCCGCCGTGCGGGCATCCTGGCCAAAGGTTGGTTCGTCTAATAATAAAACCTTTACGTCATGCATGAGCATAGTAGCTACGCTCAGTCGCCGTTTTTGCCCTTGGCTGATCGCAAACGGATGATGATCAGCCAAATGCGCAAGACCAAAACGCTGCAGCAGGTGTTGCGCTTTTTTCTCAGTTTCAGCATTTGCTTTCTGGCCGAACAGAAGCTCGTCATACACCGTATCGGTGACGAATTGATGCTCAGGGTTTTGAAAAACAAATCCCATCCGTTTACGCAATTCTTTTTCTTTATATTTCTGCAGCGGCTGATCATAGAGAAGGATTTTGCCGCTTTGCGGTTTCATGAGACTGGCCAGAACTGATAGGAGCGTCGATTTTCCAGTTCCGTTCGGACCGACAAGCGCCGTTAAAGAGCCTTCGCGCAACGAAAAGCTGATGTCTTTGAAAATCGCCTGCTGTCCTCTCGCGAACGAAAGGCTGCTGACTTCAAGCACACTCTCCCCAGAAGGGGCTTTCTTCTTTTTGACATGCCCGGCAGGAATAGGCTCTTTGAACAGCATCTCTTTTGATAAAGTAAACGGCATACTCAGCTTTTCCTGCAGATGACAGACCTTTGGAATGGCGATGCCCAATTTCTTTAGTGTCTCCGCTTCATGCTGAAATAGATTTTTCGTCAGGCCATCCAGTGCCTTTTTGCCTGATTTGTCGAGTACGATCGTTCTCTCAATCCAAGGCGCCCATTCATCAAGCTGGTGCTCAATGACGAGGAGGCTGAAACCTTTTT from Bacillus subtilis subsp. subtilis str. 168 encodes the following:
- the thiX gene encoding thiamine transporter, transmembrane T component (Evidence 1a: Function from experimental evidences in the studied strain; PubMedId: 15849754, 16291685, 16356850, 16850406, 18931129; Product type t : transporter); the protein is MKQPLHLINPTVKAAAVFCCVVMLSFIYNPYTPACFYIIIVAGVLLAAGIPLKKWLLFTIPFLILAFGCVWTAAVFGKVPTTPDNFLFQAGPISINSDNVSVGISLGFRILCFSALSMMFVFTTDPILFMLSLVQQCRLSPKLAYGVIAGFRFLPLLKDEVQLIQQAHKIRGGAAESGIINKISALKRYTIPLLASAIRKAERTALAMESKGFTGSRNRTYYRTLSVNRRDWVFFCLVLLLFAGSFLVSLCFAS
- the thiW gene encoding thiamine ABC transporter (ATP-binding subunit) (Evidence 1a: Function from experimental evidences in the studied strain; PubMedId: 15849754, 16291685, 16356850, 16850406, 18931129; Product type t : transporter), with the translated sequence MQAFDELLTVEQLSFSYEEDEKPVFQDISFELQKGECVLLLGPSGCGKSSLALCLNGLYPEACDGIQSGHVFLFQKPVTDAETSETITQHAGVVFQDPDQQFCMLTVEDEIAFGLENLQIPKEEMTEKINAVLEKLRITHLKEKMISTLSGGQKQKVALACILAMEPELIILDEPTSLLDPFSAREFVHLMKDLQREKGFSLLVIEHQLDEWAPWIERTIVLDKSGKKALDGLTKNLFQHEAETLKKLGIAIPKVCHLQEKLSMPFTLSKEMLFKEPIPAGHVKKKKAPSGESVLEVSSLSFARGQQAIFKDISFSLREGSLTALVGPNGTGKSTLLSVLASLMKPQSGKILLYDQPLQKYKEKELRKRMGFVFQNPEHQFVTDTVYDELLFGQKANAETEKKAQHLLQRFGLAHLADHHPFAISQGQKRRLSVATMLMHDVKVLLLDEPTFGQDARTAAECMEMIQRIKAEGTAVLMITHDMELVSSYADSVLVLHDTGLAFDGSPAQLFSQETGLVQKAKLTLPLLYEWMAFQEEVRDEATVTSH